A genome region from Nitrospirota bacterium includes the following:
- a CDS encoding electron transport complex subunit E: MVRGLWDEIPLFRLVLGTCATLAVSTSVVNGVGMGVATTFVLIASNILISLLRKIIPDAVRIPAFIIVIATFVTVADLAMAAFTPALHHALGIFIPLIVVNCIILARAEAFASKYNTIRSAVDGFSMGLGFTIALVLLGTVREILGAGTWFDIPILTKVWAMFGYEYQPMIVMILPPGAFIGLGLLVAIRNKIDEVREKKG, translated from the coding sequence ATGGTAAGGGGATTGTGGGATGAGATACCCCTGTTTCGGCTTGTCCTTGGTACTTGTGCAACGCTTGCAGTTTCCACTTCAGTTGTGAATGGTGTCGGTATGGGTGTTGCTACTACTTTTGTTCTTATAGCTTCAAATATATTAATATCCCTTCTCAGAAAGATTATCCCTGACGCAGTCAGGATACCTGCATTTATTATTGTAATTGCAACATTTGTTACGGTTGCTGACCTTGCTATGGCGGCATTTACGCCGGCATTACATCATGCGCTTGGTATTTTTATCCCCCTGATAGTTGTGAATTGTATAATACTTGCGAGGGCTGAGGCCTTTGCATCAAAATATAATACGATCCGGTCAGCAGTGGATGGATTCAGTATGGGGCTTGGATTTACAATCGCCCTTGTATTGCTGGGAACGGTTAGAGAAATACTTGGGGCAGGTACATGGTTTGACATTCCGATTCTTACAAAGGTATGGGCGATGTTCGGCTATGAATATCAGCCGATGATAGTTATGATACTCCCTCCGGGTGCATTTATCGGGCTTGGCCTGCTCGTTGCAATCAGAAATAAGATAGATGAAGTAAGAGAGAAAAAGGGGTGA
- a CDS encoding RnfABCDGE type electron transport complex subunit G, with protein sequence MIMFRLIIVLTIACLIAAVSLAKVYDVTKGPIAEQERLRTMNGLKAVLPAFDNDVVKDSRDVVVGKNKNGKDVTVKFYTGKKDNAPVGTALQVVAPDGYAGDINILMGVGTDGKVSGIEIISHKETPGLGSRITKEEWKAKFKGRSLEDGARFAVKKDGGEIDQFSGATISPRAVVKAVKKGLEIYKKESSNGG encoded by the coding sequence ATGATTATGTTTCGTTTAATAATTGTGCTTACAATAGCATGTCTTATAGCGGCTGTTTCATTAGCAAAGGTTTATGATGTTACCAAAGGGCCTATTGCTGAACAGGAACGGCTTAGAACAATGAACGGCCTAAAGGCTGTTTTACCGGCTTTTGATAATGATGTTGTCAAAGACTCAAGGGATGTTGTTGTTGGTAAGAATAAGAACGGCAAGGATGTAACTGTAAAGTTCTATACAGGTAAGAAGGATAATGCACCTGTCGGCACTGCATTACAGGTTGTTGCCCCTGATGGTTATGCAGGAGACATAAATATCCTTATGGGGGTTGGGACTGATGGCAAGGTTTCCGGTATTGAGATAATCAGTCACAAGGAGACACCCGGCCTCGGCAGCAGGATTACAAAGGAAGAATGGAAGGCCAAATTTAAGGGAAGGTCGCTTGAAGATGGTGCAAGATTTGCTGTAAAAAAAGACGGCGGTGAGATAGACCAGTTCAGCGGTGCTACCATTTCTCCGCGGGCTGTTGTAAAGGCTGTAAAAAAAGGTCTTGAGATTTATAAAAAGGAGTCTTCTAATGGTGGATAA